One Nostoc sp. UHCC 0302 DNA window includes the following coding sequences:
- the nifE gene encoding nitrogenase iron-molybdenum cofactor biosynthesis protein NifE produces the protein MKNTQVAINELISETPCKSNQKKLTCTKPPQPGATQGNCPFDGAMVSVGAITDAVHLVHGAVSCTHNPWATHGSLSSGSQLYQTAFTTDFSEGNIVFGGEKKLYKAIMNVAQRYHPAAIFVYATCLSALIGDDIDSVCKLAAQQINLPVIYVNAPGFLGSKNLGNRIGNETLLNAVIGTAEPEFTTPFDINIVGDYNVAGETWNILPLFQKMGVRVLSKITGDARYQEVCYAHRAKLNVVLCSNVAIQMAQTMAERYGIPYIEESFYGATNLNDCLRNVADKLSISLGDSVIAYELKERTEKLIAQENAALDIALAPYLADLKGKRIILSTGGVKSWSLILTAQDLGMEVIAATDGKTTEEEKAKIKQYLGADAMLLSDTTPQALLKVLHQTKADVLITGAGNKYTALKTGIPFLDINHERHHAYAGYAGLVVLARELHEALYSPIWEQISKPAPWDKKFAYQL, from the coding sequence ATGAAAAATACTCAAGTCGCAATTAACGAACTAATTAGTGAAACACCTTGCAAATCTAACCAGAAAAAACTCACTTGCACAAAACCACCACAACCAGGTGCAACCCAAGGAAATTGCCCTTTTGATGGAGCGATGGTTTCTGTCGGAGCTATTACTGATGCTGTTCATTTAGTACATGGTGCTGTTTCTTGTACTCACAATCCTTGGGCAACTCATGGTAGTCTCTCTTCAGGTTCGCAATTATACCAAACTGCTTTTACTACTGATTTTAGTGAGGGTAATATCGTTTTTGGTGGAGAAAAGAAACTGTACAAAGCTATTATGAATGTTGCTCAACGCTATCATCCTGCTGCTATTTTCGTTTACGCTACTTGTTTGTCTGCTTTGATTGGTGATGATATTGATAGTGTTTGTAAACTAGCTGCACAACAAATTAATCTTCCAGTTATCTATGTAAATGCGCCTGGATTTCTTGGTAGTAAAAATTTAGGGAATCGCATCGGTAATGAAACTTTATTGAATGCTGTCATTGGTACGGCAGAACCGGAATTTACCACGCCATTCGATATTAATATTGTTGGTGACTATAATGTTGCAGGTGAAACGTGGAATATCTTACCATTATTCCAAAAAATGGGGGTTCGCGTTCTTTCTAAAATTACAGGTGATGCTCGTTATCAAGAAGTTTGCTATGCTCATCGTGCCAAATTAAATGTAGTACTTTGCTCAAATGTAGCTATACAGATGGCACAAACTATGGCGGAACGCTATGGAATTCCTTATATTGAAGAATCGTTTTATGGTGCGACCAACTTAAATGATTGCTTGCGAAATGTTGCGGACAAATTAAGTATATCCTTGGGAGATAGTGTTATTGCCTATGAACTGAAAGAACGTACAGAAAAGTTAATTGCCCAAGAAAATGCTGCTCTAGATATTGCTTTAGCTCCTTACCTTGCTGATTTAAAAGGTAAGCGGATTATTCTTTCTACTGGTGGTGTGAAAAGTTGGTCGCTTATTTTAACAGCCCAAGATTTGGGAATGGAAGTTATTGCAGCTACAGATGGCAAAACAACAGAAGAGGAGAAAGCTAAAATTAAACAATATCTTGGTGCAGATGCAATGCTTTTATCTGACACAACTCCCCAGGCATTATTAAAGGTATTACACCAAACAAAAGCTGATGTATTGATTACTGGGGCTGGCAATAAATATACAGCGCTCAAAACGGGAATTCCTTTTTTAGACATTAACCATGAACGTCACCATGCTTACGCTGGTTATGCAGGTTTGGTGGTACTAGCACGCGAACTACATGAAGCCTTGTATAGTCCTATATGGGAGCAAATTAGCAAACCTGCCCCTTGGGATAAAAAATTCGCTTATCAGCTATAG